One genomic region from Terriglobus aquaticus encodes:
- a CDS encoding AMP-dependent synthetase/ligase, with protein MQLATLNDVFSRVAARGSKRVILSQEHSGEWKPISGDALYWRVRRLAAWLQAQGLQKGDRVALLAENRWEWAVVDFACLALGLVDAPMFPTLSAEQTAAQIRDSGAKLAFVSTAEVAKKVQGSVQTIVSMDASEGTIALAPLVAGDEPATRDADFDAIRATIQPDDLATLIYTSGTTGDAKGVMLSHGNIASNLSMTTEIYHFNQDDVAVSFLPLSHVTARHIDYLFYADNVTIAYVSRAERVLPAMADVKPTIFVAVPRVYERVRQSAEGKAHKSGGLKVKIFDWAIRTGAAHRNTVAQRETPGSLQWKLADKLVYSKLRDAFGGRVHTFVAGGAPLGIDLARWFADAGIPIFEGYGLTETSPVIGVNRPGANKLGTVGQTMPNLECRIADDGELLVRGPSVFKGYWNKPEATAAVFTEDGFFCTGDVGNIDKDGYLSITDRKRELLKTTGGKFVAPQPIENRLKVSSSIGFVALQGDRRKYISAVIAPNFAVLEETAQKQGIDTKDRAALVRDPRVIALYQQEVDRVNHDLSPWEKIKRFRLVPDEWTPESGYLTPSLKLKRRVVVERYKDVIEEMYSGAGAEAEG; from the coding sequence ATGCAGTTGGCAACATTGAACGATGTGTTTTCGCGCGTCGCAGCGCGCGGCAGCAAACGGGTCATTCTCTCCCAGGAACACAGCGGTGAGTGGAAGCCGATCAGCGGAGATGCGCTGTACTGGCGCGTACGCCGGCTCGCTGCCTGGCTGCAGGCGCAGGGGCTGCAAAAAGGCGACCGCGTTGCGCTGCTGGCAGAGAATCGCTGGGAATGGGCCGTGGTCGATTTTGCCTGCCTGGCGCTGGGCCTTGTCGATGCGCCCATGTTCCCAACGCTGAGCGCGGAGCAAACGGCAGCGCAGATCCGGGACTCTGGCGCGAAGCTTGCGTTTGTCTCTACCGCAGAGGTGGCGAAGAAAGTACAGGGTTCGGTTCAGACGATCGTCAGCATGGACGCATCGGAAGGAACCATTGCGCTCGCGCCCCTCGTTGCAGGGGACGAGCCAGCCACGCGCGACGCCGACTTCGATGCGATCCGCGCCACGATCCAGCCGGATGACCTGGCGACGCTGATCTACACCTCGGGCACCACCGGCGACGCGAAGGGCGTGATGCTGTCGCACGGGAACATCGCTTCGAATCTGTCGATGACCACCGAGATCTACCACTTCAACCAGGACGATGTGGCCGTTTCGTTTCTGCCTCTGTCGCACGTAACCGCCCGGCATATCGATTACCTCTTCTACGCAGACAACGTGACGATCGCCTATGTGAGCCGTGCGGAGCGCGTGCTGCCTGCCATGGCAGACGTGAAGCCGACGATCTTTGTCGCGGTGCCGCGTGTGTACGAGCGGGTGCGGCAGTCGGCAGAAGGCAAGGCACACAAATCCGGCGGTCTGAAGGTGAAAATCTTCGACTGGGCCATTCGCACGGGCGCTGCCCATCGCAACACGGTGGCGCAGCGAGAGACGCCGGGCTCGCTCCAGTGGAAGCTGGCCGACAAGCTTGTCTACTCGAAACTGCGCGACGCCTTTGGCGGCCGGGTGCATACCTTCGTCGCAGGCGGAGCTCCGCTGGGCATCGATCTGGCGCGCTGGTTTGCCGACGCCGGTATCCCTATCTTCGAGGGCTACGGTCTGACGGAAACCTCGCCTGTGATCGGCGTGAACCGGCCGGGCGCCAACAAGCTGGGAACGGTTGGTCAGACGATGCCGAATCTGGAGTGCCGCATCGCGGATGATGGAGAACTGCTGGTGCGCGGCCCCAGCGTCTTCAAGGGTTATTGGAACAAGCCGGAAGCCACGGCGGCTGTGTTCACCGAGGACGGCTTCTTCTGCACCGGCGATGTGGGCAACATCGATAAGGATGGCTATCTTTCCATCACCGACCGAAAGCGCGAGCTGCTGAAGACCACCGGCGGCAAGTTCGTGGCCCCGCAGCCCATTGAGAACCGACTCAAGGTGTCTTCGTCGATCGGCTTCGTCGCGTTGCAGGGGGATCGCCGCAAGTACATCAGTGCGGTGATTGCACCCAACTTCGCTGTGCTGGAAGAGACGGCGCAGAAGCAGGGGATCGACACCAAGGACCGGGCAGCGCTGGTACGAGACCCTCGCGTGATTGCTCTGTACCAGCAGGAGGTCGATCGCGTGAACCACGACCTTTCACCATGGGAGAAGATCAAGCGCTTCCGCCTCGTTCCAGACGAGTGGACACCGGAATCCGGGTACCTGACGCCGAGCCTCAAATTGAAGCGTCGCGTCGTGGTGGAACGGTACAAGGACGTGATCGAAGAGATGTACAGTGGTGCCGGCGCGGAGGCAGAGGGGTAA
- a CDS encoding helix-turn-helix domain-containing protein, which yields MKSAAQIVPREVMDIRQAAAYLGISADSLYRYASEGVVPAFKLGNRWRFKRDLLDRWMERESGVIPEPASPEAKKPARSAR from the coding sequence ATGAAGAGCGCCGCTCAGATCGTTCCGCGAGAGGTCATGGATATCCGGCAAGCGGCGGCGTATCTCGGCATCAGCGCGGATTCGCTGTATCGCTACGCCTCCGAAGGCGTCGTGCCGGCGTTCAAGCTGGGGAACCGCTGGCGTTTCAAGCGCGACCTGTTGGATCGCTGGATGGAACGCGAAAGCGGCGTTATTCCTGAGCCAGCCTCTCCCGAAGCAAAGAAGCCGGCACGATCCGCGCGCTGA
- a CDS encoding metallophosphoesterase: MEQTARSRVLSLHRPNRREFLVGAAAIAASGLLLDATAIDRHHLVVEHQALHLRRLPTAFHGLRICQISDFHHRGYAEDDYLREVVSTVNALKPAVVALTGDFITAHGNPFGPWRKAMPVCAEILSGLKAPLRLCTLGNHDCINLPFVTRCLRQRGLTVLYNRHIAVDAGGDRLWFAGTADAYFDFPDLAQTVPVAKEREPVILLGHEPDFADVVKQYGGVDVMLAGHSHGGQVRLPGVTEAFLPVMGRRYVRGLFQLGDLQLYVNRGIGAVHLPIRFRCPPEITLFTLEPAA; encoded by the coding sequence ATGGAGCAAACGGCGCGCAGCCGCGTTCTTTCCCTGCACCGGCCGAACCGTCGCGAGTTCCTGGTAGGCGCTGCGGCCATCGCGGCAAGCGGGCTGCTGCTGGACGCAACTGCCATTGACCGGCACCACCTCGTCGTCGAGCACCAGGCGCTGCATCTCCGTCGCCTTCCTACTGCGTTCCATGGCCTGCGCATCTGCCAGATCTCTGATTTTCACCACCGTGGCTACGCCGAGGACGATTACCTGCGTGAGGTGGTGAGCACCGTGAACGCACTGAAGCCAGCAGTCGTGGCGCTGACCGGCGACTTCATCACTGCGCACGGCAATCCTTTCGGCCCCTGGCGCAAGGCGATGCCTGTGTGCGCCGAGATCCTGAGCGGCCTGAAGGCGCCCCTGCGCCTCTGTACGCTCGGCAACCACGATTGCATCAACCTGCCCTTTGTGACGAGATGCCTTCGTCAACGCGGACTCACCGTGCTGTACAACCGCCATATCGCGGTGGACGCGGGCGGCGATCGGCTATGGTTCGCCGGCACGGCCGACGCCTACTTCGATTTTCCCGATCTGGCCCAAACCGTCCCAGTTGCAAAGGAGCGCGAACCCGTGATCCTGCTGGGACATGAACCCGACTTTGCCGATGTGGTGAAGCAGTACGGTGGGGTCGACGTGATGCTTGCCGGCCATTCTCACGGCGGGCAGGTGCGGCTACCCGGCGTAACGGAGGCGTTTCTGCCGGTGATGGGACGGCGCTATGTGCGTGGACTCTTTCAGCTCGGCGACTTGCAACTGTACGTCAATCGTGGAATCGGTGCGGTGCACCTGCCGATCCGCTTTCGTTGCCCGCCGGAGATCACGCTGTTCACGCTGGAACCGGCAGCGTAA
- a CDS encoding M24 family metallopeptidase has protein sequence MLERLRWKRLADHLRRNGSAALLVTHLPDVRYLCGFTGSSAALAIVVGPRGLRGRLFTDGRYRDQAASEVTGASVTITRGSPLPAAAKWLAAAGAVRCDVDAAHTSIAAQKQIVKILKGTHSPCRLRAVVSPVARLREVKDDIEQERLAAAARLGCELYDGMLTFIEPGMTEVEVAAELEYRARKAGAEGMSFETIVASGTRSSMPHARATANRIEAGALLTLDFGIMLDGYCSDMTRTLQVGQGTSRVRQRRQREVFEAVLAAQEAAVASVRHGVTAEAVDTAARNSLKAAGLAKWFTHSTGHGLGLEIHEGPRIAAKQTEPLCAGMVITIEPGVYLTGEFGVRIEDTVRVTEEGCEILTPAYKGWLEL, from the coding sequence GTGCTGGAACGCCTACGCTGGAAGCGACTTGCCGATCACCTGCGCCGCAACGGAAGCGCCGCGCTGCTGGTGACGCATCTGCCAGACGTGCGCTATCTCTGCGGCTTCACCGGCTCCAGCGCTGCGCTTGCAATCGTTGTGGGGCCGCGGGGTCTGCGCGGCCGTTTGTTCACTGACGGTCGATACCGTGATCAGGCTGCGTCCGAAGTCACCGGCGCGTCTGTCACCATCACGCGTGGGAGCCCACTGCCCGCCGCTGCAAAGTGGCTCGCCGCCGCGGGTGCTGTGCGCTGCGACGTGGACGCTGCGCACACCTCGATCGCCGCGCAGAAGCAGATCGTCAAGATTTTGAAAGGGACACATAGCCCGTGCCGGCTGCGCGCCGTTGTGTCTCCGGTCGCCCGTTTGCGCGAGGTGAAGGACGACATTGAACAGGAGCGCCTGGCCGCGGCGGCGCGACTGGGCTGCGAGTTGTATGACGGCATGCTGACCTTCATCGAGCCCGGCATGACCGAGGTCGAGGTGGCAGCCGAGCTGGAGTACCGTGCCCGCAAAGCCGGTGCAGAGGGCATGAGCTTTGAGACGATCGTGGCCTCGGGAACTCGCTCAAGCATGCCGCATGCCCGCGCGACCGCAAACCGCATCGAAGCAGGTGCGTTGCTCACGCTCGACTTCGGTATCATGCTCGATGGATATTGTTCCGACATGACAAGGACCCTGCAGGTAGGCCAGGGAACTTCGCGTGTTCGGCAGCGTCGGCAGCGCGAGGTGTTTGAAGCTGTGTTGGCGGCGCAGGAAGCAGCGGTCGCGTCCGTACGCCACGGTGTCACAGCCGAGGCGGTCGATACTGCGGCGCGAAACAGTTTGAAGGCGGCCGGCTTGGCGAAGTGGTTCACCCACTCCACCGGGCATGGCCTGGGGTTGGAGATCCACGAAGGTCCACGGATTGCGGCAAAGCAGACGGAGCCGCTGTGTGCCGGGATGGTGATCACAATTGAGCCGGGTGTGTATCTGACCGGTGAGTTTGGAGTCCGCATCGAAGATACGGTGCGGGTGACCGAAGAGGGTTGCGAGATTTTGACGCCGGCCTATAAGGGCTGGCTGGAGCTGTAG
- the accB gene encoding acetyl-CoA carboxylase biotin carboxyl carrier protein — MADMNMLELRELVQFLKESGIAEFELDREDQHVRLKFESAFSQPAAAPAVTYAMPAPAHLPGTPAPAVAAHAAAPAAAPTTPPAVEEDTAHVVKSPIVGTFYESSAPGAQPFIKVGDTVEVGQVLCIVEAMKLMNEIESDVAGEVVRIIAKNGSAVEYGQPLFAVKAR; from the coding sequence ATGGCAGACATGAACATGCTGGAACTGCGGGAACTGGTTCAGTTCCTGAAGGAAAGCGGAATCGCTGAGTTCGAACTGGATCGCGAAGACCAGCACGTACGACTGAAGTTTGAGAGCGCGTTTTCACAGCCTGCCGCAGCGCCCGCGGTGACGTATGCGATGCCCGCACCGGCACACCTGCCGGGCACGCCAGCGCCTGCAGTCGCGGCGCACGCAGCAGCACCAGCGGCGGCTCCCACCACACCGCCGGCGGTAGAGGAAGACACCGCTCACGTGGTCAAATCGCCGATCGTTGGCACCTTCTACGAAAGCTCAGCGCCAGGTGCGCAGCCCTTCATCAAGGTCGGCGACACGGTCGAGGTTGGCCAGGTGCTTTGCATCGTGGAAGCGATGAAGCTGATGAACGAGATCGAAAGCGATGTGGCCGGCGAGGTCGTCCGCATCATCGCGAAGAACGGCAGTGCCGTGGAGTACGGTCAACCCCTGTTCGCCGTCAAGGCGCGGTAG
- the accC gene encoding acetyl-CoA carboxylase biotin carboxylase subunit, translating into MFKKVLIANRGEIALRVISACQELGIKTVAVYSEADRNSLHVRFADEAICIGPPRSAESYLNVPAVISAAEITDVDAIHPGYGLLSENANFAEVCRASNIKFIGPRPEVTRMMGEKSTARQTMKAAQVPILPGSDGVIGSVEEALAWADTVRYPVILKAVAGGGGRGMRIVRSADELPGLYNQASQEALNAFGNGDLYMEKFIERPRHIEFQVLADEHGNVMSLGERECSIQRRHQKLIEEAPSLQITPETRARLGGVIERSLREIGYWNAGTIEFLMDEDGEIYFIEMNTRIQVEHPVTEFITGVDLVKAQLRIASGEKLSSIVPERPVIRGHAIECRINAEHPEKFTPSAGKITAFNLPGGNGVRVDTAQYSEGVVPPYYDSMIAKVICHGKDREEAMNRMQRALSQFVVEGIYTTVPLQQKIFADPDFRRGDFDTKFMERFLEAEAKRKAEAAEKL; encoded by the coding sequence ATGTTCAAGAAAGTCCTGATCGCCAACCGTGGCGAGATCGCTCTGCGAGTCATCTCCGCCTGCCAGGAACTCGGCATCAAGACGGTCGCCGTGTACTCGGAGGCAGACCGCAACAGCCTGCACGTTCGTTTCGCCGACGAAGCCATCTGCATCGGTCCGCCGCGTTCCGCAGAGAGCTACCTGAACGTTCCAGCCGTCATCAGCGCGGCTGAGATCACCGACGTCGACGCAATCCACCCCGGCTACGGCCTGCTCAGCGAGAATGCCAACTTCGCCGAAGTGTGCCGTGCATCAAACATCAAGTTCATCGGACCTCGCCCTGAAGTCACGCGCATGATGGGTGAGAAGTCCACCGCGCGTCAGACCATGAAGGCCGCCCAGGTGCCAATCCTGCCCGGCTCCGACGGCGTGATCGGTTCCGTTGAAGAAGCGCTAGCATGGGCAGACACCGTTCGGTACCCCGTCATTCTCAAGGCGGTTGCCGGCGGTGGAGGACGCGGCATGCGCATCGTGCGGTCTGCCGATGAACTGCCCGGCCTGTACAACCAGGCCTCGCAGGAAGCGCTCAACGCCTTCGGCAACGGCGACCTCTACATGGAGAAGTTCATTGAGCGCCCACGCCACATCGAGTTCCAGGTGCTGGCCGATGAGCATGGCAACGTGATGTCGCTGGGCGAGCGCGAGTGCTCCATCCAGCGCCGCCACCAGAAGCTGATCGAAGAAGCTCCATCACTCCAGATCACGCCGGAAACACGCGCCCGCCTGGGCGGTGTCATCGAACGGTCCTTGCGCGAGATCGGCTACTGGAATGCCGGCACCATCGAGTTCCTCATGGACGAGGACGGCGAGATCTACTTCATCGAGATGAACACCCGCATCCAGGTGGAGCATCCGGTGACAGAGTTCATCACGGGCGTCGACCTGGTAAAGGCGCAGCTTCGCATCGCCAGCGGTGAAAAGCTCAGCAGCATCGTTCCGGAGCGTCCGGTCATTCGCGGACACGCTATCGAGTGCCGCATCAACGCCGAGCACCCAGAGAAGTTCACCCCATCGGCCGGCAAGATCACGGCGTTCAACCTGCCGGGTGGCAACGGTGTGCGCGTCGACACGGCGCAGTACAGCGAAGGCGTGGTGCCGCCCTACTACGACAGCATGATCGCCAAGGTCATCTGCCACGGCAAGGACCGCGAAGAGGCGATGAACCGCATGCAGCGTGCCTTGTCGCAGTTCGTGGTCGAAGGCATTTACACCACGGTGCCGCTGCAGCAGAAGATCTTCGCCGATCCGGACTTCCGTCGCGGCGACTTCGACACGAAGTTCATGGAGCGCTTCCTTGAAGCCGAAGCGAAGCGCAAGGCCGAAGCGGCGGAGAAGCTCTAA
- the thiE gene encoding thiamine phosphate synthase has product MSPHDLTTIRTRFARAIAAHEPSLRLYAILDRETCARRNLDIRDVAVAWLGAGVRLVQYRDKLAGDDDLLRNARDLRAIFPRDEAFLILNDRPDLVEACDFDGAHIGQTDQEVQQARDLLGPQRLLGVSTHSADQALLQRNSDVDYVAIGPVFATSTKADADPVVGLCGVQAARAVMPGPLVAIGGIGLGDARAVEMAGADSVAVISALLPGSDLDGVTGRAQDFLARLK; this is encoded by the coding sequence ATGAGCCCGCACGATCTCACCACAATTCGGACGCGCTTTGCCCGCGCCATCGCGGCGCACGAACCATCGCTGCGCTTGTACGCCATCCTTGATCGAGAGACCTGCGCGCGACGCAATCTCGACATTCGCGACGTCGCCGTTGCCTGGCTTGGCGCCGGCGTTCGTCTCGTTCAGTACCGGGACAAGCTCGCAGGTGACGACGATCTGCTTCGAAACGCCCGCGACCTTCGCGCGATCTTCCCACGCGACGAGGCCTTTCTCATCCTGAACGACCGTCCCGATCTGGTCGAAGCGTGCGACTTCGATGGGGCGCACATCGGGCAAACCGATCAGGAGGTGCAGCAGGCACGCGATCTGCTCGGACCGCAACGCCTGCTCGGTGTCTCCACGCACTCCGCCGACCAAGCTCTGCTGCAACGAAACAGCGATGTGGATTATGTCGCCATTGGTCCGGTCTTTGCGACGTCCACCAAGGCCGACGCTGATCCCGTGGTTGGCCTCTGCGGCGTTCAAGCCGCCCGTGCCGTGATGCCTGGCCCACTTGTCGCCATCGGCGGCATCGGTTTGGGGGATGCCCGCGCGGTTGAGATGGCTGGCGCAGATTCGGTCGCTGTCATCTCGGCGCTGCTGCCCGGCAGCGACCTGGACGGCGTCACCGGCAGAGCGCAAGACTTTCTCGCTCGTTTGAAGTAA
- a CDS encoding APC family permease, producing the protein MVTSPQSSASADTAPSQHLVKGLGLFSATAIVAGSMVGSGIFIVSSDMARVVNSPALLIAAWLLTAVMTLIGALSYGELAAMMPKAGGQYVYLREGLGPLWGFLYGWTLFLVIQTGTIAAVAVAFSKFLGVFFPSISTKAWLWHGGHVPALHVGPMVLGNMDFGLSTANLVSILLLALLTALNSIGVRLGALIQNIFTSAKLLALGFVVLFGLFARNASAIAANFANGNFWHGASWSTLHPVTVGEGGPAAMVGILTVIAVVQVGSLFSSDAWNNVTFTAGEIENPRRNLPLSLAIGTGIVLLLYIAVNFIYLAVLPLHGDPNASTILGRGIQFASEDRVATAVMEQAFAGYGARIMALVILISTLGCVNGMVLAGARVYYAMSADGLFFKAAGRLSRSQVPVTSLWVQFAWTALLCLSGSYGQLLDYVIFAVLVFYVLTLVALFRLRRTRPDAPRPYRAIGYPVLPALYIVLALFICVVLLRYKPQYTWPGLMIVLLGLPVYFFWRTRSRANLSDL; encoded by the coding sequence GTGGTTACCTCTCCGCAAAGCAGTGCCTCGGCTGATACCGCTCCCAGCCAGCACCTCGTCAAGGGCCTTGGCCTGTTTTCCGCCACGGCGATCGTTGCAGGCTCCATGGTTGGGTCGGGCATCTTCATCGTCTCTTCCGACATGGCCCGAGTGGTCAACTCCCCGGCACTGCTGATTGCTGCCTGGCTGCTGACTGCTGTGATGACCCTGATCGGCGCCCTCAGCTATGGCGAGCTGGCGGCCATGATGCCCAAGGCGGGCGGGCAATATGTCTACTTGCGCGAAGGCCTCGGTCCGCTGTGGGGCTTCCTCTATGGCTGGACACTCTTCCTCGTCATCCAGACTGGAACGATTGCCGCGGTGGCCGTTGCGTTCTCCAAATTTCTGGGTGTGTTTTTCCCGTCCATCTCCACCAAGGCTTGGCTCTGGCACGGAGGTCATGTCCCCGCGCTGCACGTCGGCCCCATGGTGCTGGGCAACATGGATTTCGGCCTCTCCACCGCCAACCTGGTTTCGATCCTGCTGCTCGCCTTGTTGACCGCGCTGAACAGCATTGGTGTCCGGCTGGGAGCGTTGATCCAGAACATCTTCACTTCGGCCAAGTTGCTGGCGCTCGGATTTGTCGTGCTGTTCGGCCTCTTTGCTCGCAACGCGAGTGCGATCGCAGCCAACTTTGCTAACGGCAACTTTTGGCATGGCGCCAGCTGGTCCACGCTGCACCCAGTCACTGTAGGCGAGGGCGGCCCCGCCGCAATGGTTGGCATCCTTACCGTCATCGCGGTGGTCCAGGTGGGATCGCTGTTCTCGTCCGACGCGTGGAACAACGTGACCTTCACCGCGGGTGAGATTGAGAACCCGCGCCGCAACCTGCCGCTCTCGCTCGCGATTGGCACCGGCATCGTGCTCCTGCTGTACATTGCCGTGAACTTCATCTATCTCGCGGTATTGCCGCTGCACGGCGATCCGAATGCTTCAACCATTCTCGGCCGCGGCATCCAGTTTGCCAGCGAAGATCGCGTGGCCACCGCGGTCATGGAGCAGGCCTTCGCCGGATACGGGGCCCGCATCATGGCGCTCGTCATTCTGATATCCACCCTTGGTTGTGTGAACGGCATGGTGCTTGCCGGCGCGCGCGTGTACTACGCCATGAGTGCGGATGGCCTGTTCTTCAAGGCAGCAGGCAGGCTCAGTAGATCCCAGGTTCCCGTCACCAGCCTCTGGGTGCAGTTCGCCTGGACCGCGCTGCTGTGCCTCTCCGGGTCTTACGGTCAACTGCTGGACTACGTCATCTTCGCAGTACTGGTCTTTTACGTGCTCACTCTGGTCGCACTGTTCCGCCTGCGCCGTACTCGCCCGGATGCGCCGCGACCGTACCGTGCAATCGGCTATCCGGTGCTACCCGCCCTGTACATCGTTCTCGCTCTGTTCATCTGTGTTGTACTCTTGCGATACAAACCCCAGTACACCTGGCCCGGTCTCATGATCGTGCTGCTTGGATTGCCGGTTTATTTCTTCTGGCGCACCAGAAGTCGCGCCAACCTTTCAGATCTGTAG
- a CDS encoding amino acid permease, giving the protein MPNIFARKSMTALLSEAHEEGSHTLQRTLGPFQLTALGIGAVIGAGIFVLAGLGAHYAGPGLMLSFVLSGLGCAFAGLCYAEFAAMIPLAGSAYTYAYATLGELIAWIIGWDLTLEYAMGASTVSSGWSNHFIELMEIFHIRFPLWLAYDHWTGLGVALDQVARSVLSVQFSSLAVGSQEYIAKLGALKAAPTADMLTRAHQVLGAPTIAGHEIGINLPAFLIALVVTTILAIGIKESAKFNATIVVIKVAVVLFVLGLGAHYVSAANWGHDWHTFAPYGFGGIGAGAAYIFFAYIGFDAVSTTAQEAKNPQRDLPIGIIASLLVCTLLYIGVAAVLTGMVPWAQVNIEAPIARAFLDRNLVWASDIITLGALAGLTSVMLVMLLGQTRVLYAMANDGLLPKRFFAEIHPRFRTPFRNTFLVGTLAGVVGALTPIDDIGKMVNIGTLLAFVIVCIAIVILRRTEPDRVRPFRTPLVPLVPILGVVFNGYMMIKLGWLNWARLIIWLVIGLVVYFSYGRRHSVVQKRAAGLLPALD; this is encoded by the coding sequence ATGCCCAATATTTTCGCCCGCAAGTCCATGACGGCGCTGCTCTCGGAGGCCCACGAAGAGGGATCTCACACGCTGCAGCGAACGCTGGGCCCGTTTCAACTGACCGCGCTCGGCATCGGAGCGGTCATCGGCGCCGGCATCTTTGTGCTGGCCGGTCTGGGCGCGCACTACGCCGGCCCGGGCCTCATGCTGTCGTTTGTGCTCAGCGGCCTTGGCTGTGCGTTTGCCGGCCTTTGCTACGCGGAGTTCGCCGCCATGATCCCGCTGGCGGGCTCGGCTTACACCTACGCCTATGCGACGCTGGGCGAGCTGATCGCCTGGATCATCGGCTGGGACCTGACGCTGGAATACGCCATGGGCGCCAGCACCGTCAGTTCCGGCTGGTCCAATCACTTCATCGAGCTGATGGAGATCTTCCACATCCGCTTTCCCCTGTGGCTCGCTTACGACCATTGGACGGGGCTGGGTGTCGCGCTCGATCAGGTAGCACGTTCGGTGCTGAGTGTGCAGTTCTCATCGCTCGCCGTTGGATCGCAGGAGTACATCGCGAAACTCGGCGCACTGAAGGCAGCCCCCACCGCAGACATGCTGACGCGTGCGCACCAGGTGCTCGGCGCACCCACGATTGCCGGCCACGAGATCGGCATTAACCTGCCGGCATTTCTCATCGCGCTCGTCGTCACCACCATCCTCGCCATCGGCATCAAGGAGAGTGCGAAGTTCAACGCAACCATCGTTGTGATCAAGGTTGCGGTGGTGCTCTTCGTGCTGGGCCTGGGTGCTCACTACGTGAGCGCGGCGAACTGGGGCCACGATTGGCACACCTTTGCGCCTTACGGCTTCGGCGGCATCGGTGCCGGCGCCGCGTACATCTTCTTCGCGTACATCGGCTTCGACGCGGTTTCCACTACGGCGCAGGAAGCCAAGAACCCGCAGCGCGATCTGCCCATCGGCATCATCGCCTCGCTTCTGGTCTGTACGCTGCTCTACATCGGCGTGGCGGCCGTGCTCACCGGCATGGTGCCCTGGGCGCAGGTCAACATCGAGGCGCCGATTGCACGAGCCTTTCTCGACCGCAACCTGGTCTGGGCAAGCGACATCATCACGCTGGGAGCGCTTGCTGGCCTGACCTCCGTGATGCTGGTGATGCTGCTGGGGCAGACCCGCGTGCTCTACGCCATGGCGAACGACGGGCTGCTGCCGAAGCGGTTCTTTGCTGAAATCCACCCGCGCTTCCGCACGCCCTTCCGGAACACGTTCCTGGTGGGTACGCTGGCCGGCGTCGTCGGCGCTCTCACGCCCATCGATGACATCGGCAAGATGGTGAATATCGGCACCCTGCTGGCCTTCGTCATCGTTTGCATCGCCATCGTGATCCTGCGCCGGACGGAGCCGGACCGGGTACGTCCGTTCCGCACACCACTAGTTCCACTGGTGCCCATCCTCGGCGTGGTATTCAACGGCTACATGATGATCAAGTTGGGCTGGTTGAACTGGGCGCGTCTGATCATCTGGCTCGTCATCGGCCTGGTGGTCTACTTCTCATACGGCCGTCGTCACAGCGTGGTGCAGAAGCGGGCCGCTGGCCTGTTGCCGGCACTGGACTAG
- a CDS encoding ABC transporter ATP-binding protein, with amino-acid sequence MATATMNAPATDGVTCVPGEVIATDNLWKTYQMGDQEVHALRGVNLRIRHSEYVAIMGPSGSGKSTLMNLIGCLDSPSQGSYCLNGHDVSRLNDDELARIRNKEIGFVFQTFNLLPRATALHNVELPLIYNGTAAEARIKRATEVLESVGLGTRMHHKPNEMSGGQRQRVAIARALVNSPSIILADEPTGNLDSKTSLEIMGLFADLHRNGNTIVLVTHEPDIAEYAHRVVTIRDGVIASDKPSSRMSPTEMLEGVSQTQ; translated from the coding sequence ATGGCAACAGCGACAATGAATGCACCTGCAACCGATGGCGTGACCTGTGTTCCCGGCGAAGTCATCGCTACGGACAACCTGTGGAAGACCTACCAGATGGGCGATCAGGAGGTGCACGCGTTGCGAGGCGTGAACCTGCGGATCCGCCATAGCGAGTACGTGGCGATTATGGGTCCGTCGGGCTCGGGCAAGAGCACGCTGATGAACCTGATCGGCTGCCTGGACTCGCCGTCGCAGGGCAGCTACTGCCTGAACGGACATGACGTTTCACGGCTGAACGACGACGAGCTAGCGCGCATCCGGAACAAGGAGATCGGGTTTGTCTTCCAGACCTTCAACCTGCTACCGCGCGCTACGGCACTGCACAACGTGGAGCTGCCGCTGATCTACAACGGAACCGCGGCGGAAGCTCGCATAAAGCGGGCGACCGAGGTGCTGGAGTCAGTGGGGCTTGGAACGCGCATGCACCACAAGCCGAACGAGATGTCGGGCGGACAGCGACAGCGCGTGGCGATCGCCCGCGCCCTGGTCAACTCGCCGTCAATCATCCTGGCTGACGAGCCCACGGGAAATCTGGATTCCAAGACCAGCCTGGAAATCATGGGGCTGTTCGCCGATCTGCACCGCAACGGCAACACGATTGTGCTGGTTACGCACGAGCCGGACATTGCCGAGTACGCCCACCGCGTTGTCACGATTCGCGATGGCGTAATTGCCAGCGATAAGCCCTCCTCCCGCATGTCGCCAACGGAAATGCTGGAAGGCGTCTCGCAGACGCAGTAG